The Colletes latitarsis isolate SP2378_abdomen chromosome 14, iyColLati1, whole genome shotgun sequence genome has a segment encoding these proteins:
- the Ogg1 gene encoding 8-oxoguanine DNA glycosylase has product MKMHKDEVKTKEGKIFCPPTELDLGITLKGGQSFRWFPYNNAYRGVFDGCIWTLKQNDTHLIYTVHGPLEDSKNYDKILSRYFRLDVSLEDHCKKWATADQYFEKFSSKTNGVRILNQDVVENTFSFICSSNNNIQRISGMVEKLCLLFGKKICSIEQEDYYSFPTIEALTEENVELKLKEEKFGYRAGYIANAAKSLVALGGRQWLLNLHKKENVLYSKAREQLITLPGIGPKVADCICLMSLGHLEAIPVDTHIFQIARANYLPHLGQHKTVTPKIHAEVSSHLRELWGPLAGWAQAVVFCAKINDATVTSTQKRKTCIDDKSIKPTSRRKR; this is encoded by the exons ATGAAAATGCACAAAGATGAAGTAAAGacaaaagaaggaaaaatctttTGTCCGCCGACGGAATTAGACTTGGGTATCACTTTAAAAGGAGGCCAAAGTTTTAG ATGGTTTCCTTATAATAATGCTTATAGGGGAGTATTTGATGGATGCATTTGGACCCTCAAACAAAATGACACACATTTGATTTATACTGTGCATGGTCCACTAGAGGATTCTAAAAATTATGATAAGATTTTATCTAGGTATTTCAGGCTAGATGTGTCATTAGAAGATCACTGTAAAAAATGGGCAAcagcggatcaatattttgaaaagtTCTCAAGTAAAACAAATGGTGTTAGGATCTTGAATCAAGATGTTGTTGAAAATACATTCTCTTTCATATGTAGCTCAAATAACAATATACAAAG GATATCAGGAAtggtggaaaaattatgtttgttatttggtaaaaaaatttgttcaattGAGCAGGAGGATTATTACAGTTTTCCAACTATTGAGGCATTAACAGAGGAAAatgtagaattaaaattaaagGAAGAAAAATTTGGATATCGTGCAGGATATATAGCAAATGCAGCAAAAAGTTTAGTGGCACTGGGTGGAAGACAGTGGCTTTTAAATCtacataaaaaagaaaatgtatTATATTCCAAGGCTAGGGAACAATTAATTACACTTCCAGGGATTGGACCAAAAGTTGCAGATTGTATATGTTTAATGTCATTAGGTCATTTAGAAGCCATTCCTGTAGATACTCATATATTTCAAATTGCTAGAGCAAATTATTTGCCCCATCTAGGACAACACAAAACAGTTACGCCAAAAATTCATGCGGAAGTCAGTAGTCACTTGCGCGAATTATGGGGTCCGCTTGCCGGTTGGGCGCAAGCTGTGGTTTTTTGTGCAAAAATTAACGATGCTACTGTTACATCGACACAAAAACGTAAAACTTGTATAGACGATAAATCCATAAAACCAACGAGTCGCAGAAAACGATAG